One Legionella hackeliae DNA segment encodes these proteins:
- a CDS encoding HP0495 family protein: protein MTDKKSLIEFPCNFPLKIIGTNTENFFKEIAEIARKHFPETLDEAIVCQESKQGNYLAITVTIFVHDQVTLDALYFELTEHPDIKMVL from the coding sequence ATGACTGATAAAAAATCGCTAATTGAATTTCCTTGTAACTTTCCTTTAAAAATAATTGGTACTAATACCGAGAATTTTTTTAAAGAGATTGCCGAAATTGCACGCAAACATTTTCCTGAAACATTGGACGAAGCCATTGTTTGTCAAGAAAGTAAACAAGGCAATTATCTGGCTATCACTGTGACTATTTTTGTTCACGATCAAGTCACACTTGATGCACTTTATTTCGAATTAACTGAGCATCCTGATATTAAAATGGTATTATGA
- the lipB gene encoding lipoyl(octanoyl) transferase LipB, which produces MWNIKNLGLKPYSTVWNDMKEFTSTRSEQTVDELWLLEHSPVYTQGQAGKAEHVLNPRSIPIIQSDRGGQVTYHGPGQLVGYILMDIRRQHLGIRTLVSQLEQVLISMLAYYQIEATTRQGAPGVYVNDKKIASIGLRVKNGCTYHGIALNVAMDLSPFDGINPCGYAKLQMTQISDYVSDVSVSSVSKQFTEAFLTQFEQ; this is translated from the coding sequence ATGTGGAATATCAAAAACTTAGGCCTAAAGCCCTACTCTACAGTTTGGAATGACATGAAGGAATTTACCTCCACAAGGAGCGAACAGACCGTTGATGAGTTATGGCTTTTGGAGCATTCACCTGTATATACGCAAGGACAGGCTGGCAAGGCTGAGCATGTACTGAACCCACGCTCCATCCCTATAATACAAAGTGATCGCGGAGGACAAGTAACTTATCATGGACCTGGACAGCTCGTTGGTTATATTCTTATGGATATTAGACGACAACATCTTGGTATCAGAACATTGGTTAGTCAGCTTGAACAAGTTTTAATTTCAATGTTAGCCTATTATCAGATAGAAGCTACAACACGCCAAGGTGCACCTGGCGTTTATGTCAATGATAAAAAAATAGCATCTATAGGGTTGCGCGTAAAAAATGGTTGCACCTACCATGGAATCGCGCTGAATGTGGCGATGGATTTAAGTCCATTTGATGGTATTAATCCCTGTGGATATGCTAAATTACAAATGACTCAAATTAGTGATTATGTTTCCGATGTGAGTGTTTCTAGCGTCAGTAAACAGTTTACTGAAGCATTTTTAACTCAATTTGAACAGTAG
- a CDS encoding D-amino acid aminotransferase, whose protein sequence is MSGIVYLNGKYVEACDAKISVFDRGFLFGDAVYEVIPVYNDRPFFVDRHLGRLKTSLSHSRIVAPQLDWKEIFHNLIKKNGGGNLQIYLQITRGNQGVRKHDIPSGIEPTIVAFTLHTPYASLETKRKGLNANLVEDIRWSRCDIKTTSLLANILLNDDAVSKGANTAILSREGLLTEGSASNVFLVDNGVVYTPPLNNLCLPGITRQIAIELIQSLSWTFREENIPAKALYKAEEVWITSTTKEIYPVTRIDDSPVGDGTAGRYWEQINAKYQQLIVNNYD, encoded by the coding sequence ATGTCAGGTATTGTTTATCTTAACGGCAAGTATGTAGAGGCTTGCGATGCGAAAATCTCGGTTTTTGACCGAGGTTTTCTATTCGGTGATGCGGTTTATGAAGTCATACCCGTTTACAACGATCGTCCTTTCTTTGTAGATAGGCACTTAGGACGATTAAAAACAAGTCTTTCGCATTCGCGAATAGTCGCCCCTCAATTAGATTGGAAAGAAATTTTCCATAATTTAATCAAAAAAAACGGTGGTGGTAACCTACAAATTTATCTGCAAATTACGCGTGGCAATCAAGGGGTTCGTAAGCACGACATACCTTCTGGTATAGAGCCTACAATCGTTGCATTTACTCTTCATACCCCGTATGCCTCTCTTGAAACTAAACGAAAAGGGTTAAATGCTAACCTTGTTGAGGATATTCGTTGGAGTCGATGTGATATTAAAACAACTTCTCTACTAGCAAACATTCTCCTCAATGATGATGCCGTATCAAAGGGGGCTAATACTGCCATTCTATCGCGCGAGGGGTTGTTGACAGAAGGAAGTGCCAGTAATGTGTTTTTAGTTGATAACGGTGTTGTTTACACTCCGCCTCTTAATAATCTATGCTTACCTGGTATCACACGACAAATTGCCATCGAGCTTATACAGTCTCTATCATGGACTTTTCGCGAAGAAAATATCCCTGCTAAAGCTCTTTATAAAGCTGAAGAGGTATGGATAACGAGTACTACCAAAGAAATTTATCCTGTCACTCGCATTGATGATTCACCAGTAGGTGATGGTACGGCCGGGCGATATTGGGAGCAAATTAATGCTAAGTATCAACAATTAATTGTTAATAACTATGACTGA
- a CDS encoding septal ring lytic transglycosylase RlpA family protein — protein sequence MRFVYFFAFLVLSSCATPPESTVSNHQISANGVKNKSKATTKPHSRYTQEKDGAPTERGPVSIKEVKPKFEPFSRYGNPDTYAVEGRTYQVLKNSSGYKTRGIASWYGTKFHKQRTSSGDNYDMYAMTAAHKTLPLPTYVRVKNLNNGRTAIVKVNDRGPFRNDRVIDLSYAAATKLGLLPNGTAPVEIEALNTGKRVAHYYVQAGAFNSQALANALQSKLSKMTPSPVIIERYQQRFIVRVGPFANKQMTDSLKNRLAANGVNGSFSLLR from the coding sequence ATGCGATTTGTCTATTTTTTTGCTTTTTTAGTTCTAAGTAGTTGTGCAACGCCTCCTGAGTCAACTGTTTCTAATCATCAAATCTCAGCCAATGGCGTAAAAAACAAGTCAAAGGCCACCACAAAACCCCATTCAAGGTACACGCAAGAAAAAGATGGCGCACCAACGGAAAGAGGACCAGTTTCCATTAAAGAAGTTAAACCGAAGTTCGAGCCATTTAGTCGCTATGGTAATCCAGATACCTACGCAGTCGAAGGTCGCACCTACCAGGTATTAAAAAATTCTAGCGGCTATAAAACGCGTGGCATAGCGTCCTGGTATGGCACAAAATTTCACAAACAACGCACATCAAGTGGTGACAATTACGATATGTATGCGATGACTGCTGCCCATAAAACATTGCCATTACCAACTTATGTTAGGGTAAAAAATCTAAATAATGGTCGAACTGCCATAGTTAAAGTGAATGATCGCGGGCCCTTTCGTAATGATCGTGTAATCGATTTATCCTATGCCGCTGCAACAAAACTGGGATTACTCCCCAATGGTACAGCACCAGTAGAAATTGAAGCGCTGAATACCGGGAAGCGAGTGGCACATTATTATGTTCAGGCGGGGGCTTTTAATTCCCAAGCTTTAGCGAATGCCTTACAAAGTAAGTTGTCCAAAATGACACCGTCACCAGTTATTATCGAGAGGTATCAGCAACGTTTTATTGTCAGAGTAGGTCCATTTGCGAATAAACAAATGACAGATTCCTTGAAAAACAGGCTTGCTGCAAATGGTGTTAATGGATCATTTTCATTACTACGCTAG
- a CDS encoding D-alanyl-D-alanine carboxypeptidase family protein produces MKSTFSAHRLLLIAGLLVKSGTFFAADTLPTASLSNSVPPSTAMSNKPLITPSAPTLNAKAYILIDVNSGKIIAEKNSEEKLPPASLTKMMTLYVISNALHNQQVHLTDNVRVSRDAWKTGGSRMFIKEGQQVPIEDLLKGIIVDSGNDACVAMAEHLGGSEQGFAEIMNQQAQNLGMKDSHFTDSTGLPDENLYTTAKDLAILGRALVLNFPQYYHWYKQKWFTYNGIRQPNRNRLLWRDSQVDGIKTGHTNDAGFCLVSSAKRDNMRLLAVVMGSPTDAARADDSERLLNYGFRFFETHELYKGGKTISEIPVYKGAVSKLNVGLKDDQFVTIPNGQYQRLSINTKVSQNLQAPIKKGDKVGELVIQFDNSIIGTQNLYALQDVPQGGIFTRMKDSLRLTFRGWFG; encoded by the coding sequence ATGAAGTCAACATTCTCAGCACATCGATTACTATTAATAGCTGGCCTACTTGTAAAATCAGGTACTTTTTTCGCAGCAGATACTTTACCTACTGCTAGCTTGTCTAATAGCGTTCCACCTTCAACGGCCATGAGTAATAAACCTCTTATTACACCTTCAGCGCCCACGCTAAATGCCAAAGCCTATATTCTTATTGACGTAAATAGCGGAAAAATTATTGCTGAAAAAAACAGTGAGGAAAAATTACCTCCTGCTAGCTTAACCAAAATGATGACTCTCTATGTGATCTCGAATGCTCTTCATAATCAGCAAGTGCATTTAACAGACAATGTTCGAGTTAGCCGTGATGCGTGGAAAACCGGTGGCTCACGTATGTTTATCAAAGAAGGTCAACAAGTTCCTATCGAGGATTTACTCAAGGGAATTATTGTTGATTCTGGCAATGATGCTTGCGTTGCAATGGCTGAGCATCTTGGTGGTAGTGAACAAGGTTTCGCTGAAATTATGAATCAACAGGCGCAAAACCTAGGTATGAAAGATAGTCATTTCACGGACAGTACAGGCTTGCCGGACGAAAATTTATATACAACCGCGAAGGATTTAGCCATCTTGGGACGTGCATTAGTTCTTAACTTCCCTCAGTACTACCATTGGTATAAGCAAAAATGGTTTACTTATAACGGAATACGTCAACCCAATCGTAATCGTCTGTTATGGCGTGATAGCCAGGTTGATGGAATAAAAACGGGGCATACGAACGATGCAGGATTTTGCTTGGTTTCTTCTGCAAAGCGGGACAACATGCGACTTCTGGCAGTTGTAATGGGCTCCCCTACGGATGCCGCACGTGCGGATGATAGTGAACGTTTATTAAATTACGGTTTCCGCTTTTTTGAAACGCATGAACTTTATAAAGGTGGTAAAACTATCAGCGAAATTCCCGTGTACAAAGGGGCTGTGAGCAAGCTAAATGTTGGCTTAAAAGATGATCAATTCGTGACCATTCCAAATGGTCAATATCAACGTTTGAGTATCAATACTAAAGTTTCACAAAATTTACAGGCTCCTATTAAAAAAGGAGATAAAGTAGGCGAATTGGTTATACAATTTGATAATAGCATTATCGGAACTCAAAACCTTTATGCTCTGCAGGATGTGCCCCAAGGTGGCATTTTTACACGCATGAAAGACTCTCTGCGTTTGACTTTCAGAGGTTGGTTTGGTTAG
- the rlmD gene encoding 23S rRNA (uracil(1939)-C(5))-methyltransferase RlmD, with product MSRRRQKLPAEAQIADIEKFSHDGRGIARINGKTTFIQGALPSEKVSFQYTCIKSDFDEGRVITILSPASSRVEPACPHYTLCGGCSLQHLDEETQIHEKQSLLLDLLKRVGHCEPETVLAPLTSDRWHYRNKARLSVRYVEKKQRSLVGFREKNNPRFITEIDGCPVLNETIDKEISNLRLLIDSFDDPRIIAQIEVAAGDDEIALIFRNLSPLSPEDEEKLRTFGERTNFRLFLQPGGNETVKLFYPLEASEFLTYALTQENIEFKFYPTDFTQVNSGLNQLMVSLALELMNLTSNDIVLDLFCGLGNFSLPLAKYSARVVGVEGSKAMVERAKMNAQANGFTNTEFFCADLEKLEAIAKLTTQRFTKLLLDPPRSGALEVVKQIESLNPERIVYVSCNPATLARDADILVNHKGYHLKAAGVMDMFPHTAHVESIALFEKG from the coding sequence ATGAGTAGAAGACGACAGAAGTTACCCGCAGAAGCACAAATTGCAGACATTGAAAAATTTAGCCATGATGGCCGTGGAATCGCTCGCATAAATGGGAAAACAACATTCATCCAAGGGGCGCTTCCAAGTGAAAAAGTGTCTTTTCAGTATACGTGCATCAAAAGTGATTTTGATGAGGGGCGGGTGATTACCATTCTTTCTCCGGCTTCAAGTCGCGTAGAACCAGCCTGTCCACATTATACGCTTTGTGGTGGTTGTTCTTTGCAACATCTAGATGAAGAAACACAAATCCATGAAAAACAATCGTTATTACTCGATTTACTAAAGCGTGTAGGGCATTGTGAACCTGAAACAGTTTTAGCCCCGCTTACTAGTGACCGTTGGCATTATCGAAATAAAGCGAGGCTGAGTGTTCGATATGTTGAAAAAAAACAACGAAGTCTGGTTGGCTTTAGAGAAAAAAATAATCCACGTTTTATTACTGAAATTGATGGGTGCCCCGTCTTAAATGAAACGATTGATAAAGAAATTTCTAATTTGCGCCTGTTGATTGATTCCTTCGACGATCCTAGGATTATTGCACAAATTGAAGTTGCTGCTGGCGATGATGAGATTGCATTAATCTTTCGAAATTTAAGCCCATTAAGCCCTGAAGATGAAGAAAAGCTCCGTACCTTTGGTGAAAGAACAAACTTTCGTCTATTCTTACAACCAGGTGGTAATGAAACGGTAAAACTTTTTTATCCGTTAGAGGCCTCTGAATTTTTAACGTATGCTTTAACGCAAGAGAATATTGAATTCAAGTTTTATCCGACTGATTTTACCCAGGTTAATTCTGGATTGAACCAACTTATGGTTTCCCTGGCACTTGAATTAATGAATTTAACCTCAAATGACATTGTCCTTGATCTATTCTGTGGCTTAGGTAATTTCTCACTGCCTTTGGCAAAATATAGTGCCAGAGTAGTGGGAGTTGAAGGAAGTAAAGCAATGGTTGAACGGGCAAAAATGAATGCTCAGGCGAATGGCTTTACCAATACCGAGTTTTTCTGTGCTGATCTTGAAAAGCTTGAGGCGATTGCCAAATTAACTACACAGCGTTTTACCAAGCTTTTACTGGATCCTCCTCGCTCAGGTGCATTAGAAGTTGTAAAACAAATCGAGAGTCTTAATCCAGAACGTATTGTCTATGTCTCCTGCAATCCAGCGACCTTGGCAAGGGATGCAGACATTCTTGTCAATCATAAAGGTTATCACTTGAAAGCTGCAGGTGTTATGGACATGTTTCCTCATACAGCGCATGTGGAATCGATAGCTTTATTTGAGAAAGGATAA